ACTCCTATCACTCACAGACTTGACAAAATGCCTCCCTCTTTCATTCATGGCTGCCATGCCAGGCTTCCCTCAAACTATTTCCAGCTCAGGAGTGGAGGGAATGGGAGAAATTCAGCTTCTGCATCATGCAAACTACAGGCCCAAGTTTTGCAACATGGACATGTGGACACTGCACACTGGCTATGGACTTCAGACTCATCTGACTCTTAAAAAAATTTTCCTGCTGCCCCAAACTGAACACCTGGAATACATGTCCCATTGCAAATATGGgtgatggagaaaaaaaaaaaatacaagctgAAGTTGCACAGATTTTTTAGCAGGCAAGCCAACTGCTCTCCCTAAGACTGGCACTAGCTGATGAAATAGCACATACATACGCAGGGCCACTGCCACTGAGCCCCGTTACAGCATCAATGAGGTCCTCTTCCACCTCGGTGCAGAAGCCCACACTGGCCATCAGTTGTTCCAAAAGCTTCCCATCTTCCACATCCGCATGAGTTCCAGTGGCATAGACTGTAGCACCTTCCCGGACTATCACAGGGGTGTTGGTCATGCACCTGATCACTTTTGGTGTGGGGCAGAAGGTAGAGAGTTTCTTAGGGCAGAAAATCATTGAAGAtagaaagtaagaaaaaaaaaaagaaagaagggagaaaaatgagCTTTAGTGCATACTTTTCATCAATGGGCTGTCCAGGAAAGGACCCCCCCCACCAGGGGCAAGAACAACacaagcagaaggaaaagagagaccTGTGTATCTCAAATGTCCTGCTTTGAGTCACAGCAGCCCATCCGTGAACGTGAAGCCTTAGTCAGTACCAgcaaagcaggagctgggcaaaATCAGGTTGGAAACAGTATCCCAAAGGCCTCAAACCCACATCAACCCACAGATCTCCAAAACAGCTCCTGCAGACACTTAAGACAAATTCTGCAGAAATTCAGGGGAGATGACCTACTGCTGGTAATAGAAACATAATCGGACAGCACCTCACGTGAGAGAAAAGCTGGATAAAACCTCTAATAGCATTTGCTGATGAAGACAGGCAAAGGTGACCAAAACCAAGTTTTTTGCTGCTGCGTGACTTTAGTCCTGAGTAGCACAAGTACGACAAGTCCGTCCATCGGCTCCGCGGGGTCAGAGGAGTGGAACCAGCTCCCGGCTCGCCCTGCACGGCCCGGTCCCCTCTCACCTTCTCGATGGAGCTGATGGTGACGCCGGCAGCGCAGGAGACCACGATGTGCCGGGCCTCGATGTCGGGGCCCACCTCCTCCAGGATGAAGGGGATAATGGGCGGCTTTACGGCTAGGAAGAGGACATCGCTGCTCTTCACCGTGTCCTTGTTGCTCACCGTGAAGTTCACTCCCATTTTCTGCACAGTGGGGAGAAACGGGACCGCTCAAGCCCGGGATGGCCCGAGAGGGGAGCGCCGCCACCCGGTCCCCGCTACCCGGCCGCACTCACCCGCAGCCCGCTCACGGTGGGCAGGTCAGTGTCCGGGGAGCTCGCCGTGATCTTGTGCGCAGCCAGGACCCCTACGAACGACCCTGAGCGTCAGCCCCGGGACGGGCACCACCCGCCCCGTGTCCTCATGCCCCCATGAAGCCCCCGGCCAGGGCGAAGGCGAACTGCCCCGCGCGCACCTGCCGCGGTGAAGCCGCGGGCCAGGGCGAAGGCGAGCTGCCCCGCGCCGATGAAGCCCACGCTCATGCCGGTGCCCGCCGGTCCCGGCCCGCCAGACCCGGCCGCGCCGCTGCCCACGTGGCCGCGCGCGCACGGAGGCGAGACCGCGCGGCGGGACGTGGGCGCGCAGCCAATCGGCGCGCAGCGGggcggggcagcgccggcgCTCCACCACTCagcgggcgggggcggggccagcggcGCAGCGCTCGCCAGCGATTGGGGCAAGCGGCGGCCGGTGTTGCATCAttcgccgcccgccgcgccgccccgtGCCGGCAGGTGGCGCCCTGCTCCCGCCGGGGCTCACCGCAGCGGCCCTGGGCTCTGGAGACGTCAGGCCGCGTCAAGTGTTCCTGTAAAACCCAGGCGGCacgcagtgattttttttcctaagtatCATCTTTCCTCACTGgggtttctttttatttgttcgttttttttccttgtttctttattggaagaaataaatctcaatgtttttttctgttgataAATGTTCCTAAACAGTGATCTTTTGTGGATACTGAACACCAGGACTccaaaaaagaaggcaaaaacctaaaccaaacCATTAACAATTCAGATTTCATGCTGGAATCCTCTGGGTGCTGTCTAGATTGGCTACAGCCACAAGTCCATAATTAATGAACACACATAAATCCTAACATTAGTTTACCAAAAGAGGCTGGGAATGGTTGGTGACTGGGACAACCTGGTTCTTGGGGAGCTACTTGATCATAATCTATTAATTAAAGGGGGAGATACACTCTGGAAATGAAGGGGGTTCGGTGAACTAAATCATGACAGAGCGGGTTGGTAAATTCTGATGAGTAGATATCAGATGTTCTCTGTTCTGGATTGGGCAATCTCATACTTTCCAATGGTTGGGGAATGTTTTAACCACTGAAGCAtgaggttttgatttttttattattattattatttttttctcctaaaagaGAGGATTGTTGTCCACACAatctttttttgccattttgaCCATGTCCACATTTTTTGCTCAGCCTTTGGCTGGCAGATGAGAAAGCTAAATATGAACACACTGTTCTTGGCAATGACTTGTGTTTCCACTCCTCCAGTCAGTGGGATCATGATTTCCATATTAAATTCGCTTTCCCCTTATTGTGAAGATACTCAATTTTGCCCTCATTGTTTCCCAAGTACCAGTTTCTCTTTGCCCCTTTGACCCTAGCTTGTTGTAAGTTGCATCAACTCATAGCATTGTCAGATTTTACCATGTTTCTGCTCTTGCTCCAGCTTGGTGCAAAATCTTCCCAGCATGAAGCCTGGCTCAGCCACATGTTATCAGCCAAGGAGTTTTCCAGCAGCTGCTACTGCCTGAGCCACTGGTAGTATCAACCCTGGGGAcaagcacccccagcccccccagcttcccagagccaccccagagcctgcaggaTGGGGCTTTCCTCAAACAATGTTCCTGGGCTTGCTGGGTGGAATTTTATAACAAAAAGGCACCTGTTGGGTTTTTAGtgatctgaaattaaaaaaaaaaaaaaataaaaaaatcaagtgtTAAATAGCTTAATTTGTCCATATTGATGGGTTTAACAGGAATACATCATAAATGCTCAAGGTCTCTAGGTCCCTTTGTATGCAGTGGCTCTTGTAAATTGACTCCTCCAACACACTGACTTGGGAAAGGAAATCCCAACAGTGCATTTTGTTCTTGTACAACCCATAATTTGTTTGGGTGGCAAGAAATAAAGCTCCTGGTTGATATCTATAGCAGATAGCCTCAGGTCTTGCCCTGCCTTGCCTTGTGGTCCTCCTCTTGGACCATGCCTTCCAGATTTCCTGTCCTTCACTGGGACTCTCAGGAGAGAAAACCCTCTTGGAAGGCTGTTCCTCTGTGCTGGATCCTGATTCTTATCCCATTTCCTGGCCAATGCTCCCCACTGCTAAGGGCTGGTCCTTGCTCAGAATTATTTAGCATCATCTGTCCCAACAACTTTCCCCTTTGCTTTTCAAATCCCACACAAAGCACTGATGAAAAGTAAGTTTGCTTCCTTATTCCTGCAGAATTCCTTTTCATGCAGAAAGGGACGTGTCTACTGCAATAAAAGTGTGGAGAGGGGGATgacagcacacagagctcaggAGATGTAAGCATACATCTGCCATTcagctttattttgttttggttaaaaaataaatcttgctTTTGACAGGCAGCTACTGGAGATTTTAATCAAAGCACTCAAGTCTGCATGTGCTGCACAAGTGGACATTCTGGCTTCTCCTTGGAACAAATGAAGATTCCTATGGGGCCTGAAATCTGAGCTGAGAAGTGTGGAACTTTAAAGTGGGTGCTTTGTTAGGGATGGGTCTGAGAAATTCAGCTACTCAGTGATGCAGAGTGCTCAGGAATCCTGCGCCCGAGCTGCTCTGGGGTACCATGTACAAGTTCTGCAGTATCCCGTCCTGCCTGTGCCCCTTCCCCGCCCACTTTGGTCTCTTGTGCAGCACTGTGAGATCAATTAGTCTCTGCCTCCCCTTTCCCTTGCCCCCAGAATTTATCTTCAAGACTTCAGAAAAAGCCCCCTTGATGCCAGTGTAAAGAAATGGTGGCCCATGAATCAAGACAGAGCACGTGCCAAGGTATTTTCTGCGCTGCTCGAGTAAGGGTGGCAGGTCACACACAGTCACTTTGCAGGTTGGCGCTGCTCTGCAACCTGACTCTCAGCAGTAGAGCTCCGACTTTACAAATATCCATTTCTGTAGTGACTCAGTGTTTGCTAAAGAGGAGTATTAAATAGGCCTCCTCCAGGGTGTGCACTTGAGGATATTCCTTTTCTGTGCTAGACAGCaaaggagaggaagggaaaagacTGGCAACCTTCAAAATACTGTTACGTCTATGTGCTTTTCTCAGAAACACCCAGACTGGAACTGCCCACACTTGTAGGCATTCTACGTCTCACAACACAGTCCAAACTAACCCAAACTCCAAGGGATTGATTTTCATCTCCTGAACTAGGGTTCCTTCATGCAGCTTTTAACTTTTCCACTTCCTGAGTAGTTGCTTGGTTCCCGCTAAGCACTGgtttaacattttcaaaatccTTGATGTCTTCCCTAATGTTTGGCTCATTAACCTGGTATactgcagccccactgctgtGGCTGCAAACATTCCTGTTGTTTGCAGATGCACGTGGAGCTGTGCTATTTCTTtgtgctggcactgggcaggTTAGGCAGAACCATGGGGGAGTTGGGCTGTGCTCTTCATCAGCTGCAGCCCACCTGCTCCAGGTCACTAATTACTTAGCGTAGTCAGTCCTCATCTTGAAGTTTGGCTGATGGTGGTGTGTGCATGCCTTCCCAGCACCTCTCTGCCCCTCGCCCAATCCCTCTGCATCTGCAGTGGTTTGCAGCACTGAGATGCCTCCACAGAGGCCGAGCCACGATTCAGATGTGTGAGACAAAGCGAATGCGCTGGGAGTATGCCAGGTCCAAGACATAGAGCAGCAGGTTGACATAGGTGAAGATGGCAATCACCAGCTGGCTGTCCCAGGGGCATTTGCCCTTGGCACAGAGGCCAGGGCGTCGTGGGGAGCCATACTTGCTGTCGAAGCAGAACACTGGCCAGATGACCGCAGCACTCGTGtagagcagcacagccccaaaGGTGTAGATGACCACAGAACGCTCAAAAGGGAACCACAGCAAGGCAGTCTTACCTGTGACACTGAAGGCCACTACCACCACTGTCAccacaaagcaaaagctgtaGACAGCCACACACCACTGGGTCGCCACATATTTACCATACTGGCTGTCATTCACCAGTGCCCCAAAAATGATGCAGGCCACAAAGGCCTGAACGATTTTCAAGAGCCCAGAGACAGTGGCCATGTAACTGGTGACTTGTCCCGGTTTTGCCCTGGTTAAGAACACCTCAGTGGCGTAGGTGACAAACAGAAGGCCCGCGAAGACGCTGGCTGCGATACGGAAATCCCTCACCTCACAGCCGATGGGGTAACAGCCCACCTGGACGAAGTAGAGCGGGTAGATCACTGCAGCTGTGATGGACATGAGCGTGGCAAGCATGGCAAAAGCAGCCGTGAAGTTTCCCCAGGAGAGGCTCAGGCAGCTGTGCAGGTGTGTGAACTCACAGGCGATGATGAACACAGTGATGGCAAAGCAGAAGGTCCAGACAAACATGCAGAAGGTGCCGTAGGCCGCACTGAACCCCCCTTGGTGGGCAACCAGGCTGAACGTGGTACATCCGAAGGTCATCTGCAGCAATCGAGCTATTCCTACCGGGGAAGTCACCGCGGCTGTGTTCAGATACGGCCCCCCCGTGCTCTCCATTATCCTTCCAGTCCAGGAGACAATGCACTCAAAGCCTCCTCAAACGTCTTTTCTGGCTCTTGCACCTTTGCCCTGAGTCACACCTGGTCCCGACTCGGTGGAGTGGCAGCTCAAATCCCCCTGGTCTCTGCTGGCATCAGTGGGAGCCGCCTCTGACGCTGCATCTCtggcagctctctgcacagacCTGCGGCTGCAGGGAGGTGACTGGCTGGCTCTGCCCACTGGCTGTAAGCTCAGGATTCTGCTGCTCACTCTCTGCTTCCTCAGGTCTGAAACCTGCCCCTGTGCTGTCCTTTGGCTGTCTGCTTTCCCACAGGATGGAACTTTTCCCTGGAGGCTGacatttattccatttcagCTCCGCAGCTGTAGCTTTCTGCTGCACCGTTCACAGGAACCTGGAGTATAAATAGGGGCTTTATTAATAGTTCTGGAATGAGTCCTGCCCCCACTCAGCTGTTGGGAGCGGGTGTTATTTAACACTGAAGCTGCAAGCTCCATCAAAGGCTCTTGATTATCCTTCTGCTGTTCTTCTAGAAACTCTGGGGTCTCTGGAATGCTGCCGTTCTCCACACATCCCCCCCCTGCACTGAGGGGAGGTGTCTGGCTGTGGCAGTGGGCTGtgatccagctgtgctgctggcaccagagctCAGTCCTGCAGACTCAAGAGCTCCTGAGTGGGGACTCAAGCCCAAAGGCAGCACAAGCCCTATAAAAAAGGGATTTAGGCCAGAGGCTGAATGAAAGCTGACTCACTTTGCTGCAGTTGATCTGGAGCAATGATACATTTACCTGCTATGCTTTGTGTGATAGCTTGTGTCTGTGAAGTTTGGCAGCACTCATCCTCAACATTTCCTTCAACTCTTCCCTGTTTCTCTTTTACTTTATGTGGAAATCAGTTTTTCTTATATATCTGAATGGAGTAACTGAATACAACTCTTTTTCAAAAAATTGCTTTGATATTCTTAGCACTGTTTTGGAACACAAATTTCAATAAATAGTGTCAATCTTTCCCTCCTGTGAGATCAAAACTTTCACTGTGAGGCATTCCTGGTATACTGTGCCTCCCAGACTTCATCTCTACCCAGAAGTCTCTTAATTATATCTCTAAAAGCCCCAAACAACATTTCTGATGTAATTTCAGAATGGGAATGGGTGCACGTTTTCACCACAACATAGCAGAAAAATTCCTCCCTTACCCCACAGCAACATTGCTGAGTCCTCATGTGCAGTACTCCCCAGTATGGAAGCAGAAAAACTTAACTGCTGGAATGGCTCACATGAGAATAGGACATATTTTTGGCTGTAATGATAAAATGTG
The DNA window shown above is from Lonchura striata isolate bLonStr1 chromosome 19, bLonStr1.mat, whole genome shotgun sequence and carries:
- the PYCR1 gene encoding pyrroline-5-carboxylate reductase 1, mitochondrial — its product is MSVGFIGAGQLAFALARGFTAAGVLAAHKITASSPDTDLPTVSGLRKMGVNFTVSNKDTVKSSDVLFLAVKPPIIPFILEEVGPDIEARHIVVSCAAGVTISSIEKKLSTFCPTPKVIRCMTNTPVIVREGATVYATGTHADVEDGKLLEQLMASVGFCTEVEEDLIDAVTGLSGSGPAYAFTALDALADGGVKMGLPRRLAVRLGAQALLGAAKMLLESEQHPGQLKDNVCSPGGATIHALHFLESGGFRSLLINAVEASCIRTRELQHLADQEKISPAAIKKTLLDKVKLESPSLSVASASKVSLFTSKSKKN
- the MYADML2 gene encoding myeloid-associated differentiation marker-like protein 2; amino-acid sequence: MESTGGPYLNTAAVTSPVGIARLLQMTFGCTTFSLVAHQGGFSAAYGTFCMFVWTFCFAITVFIIACEFTHLHSCLSLSWGNFTAAFAMLATLMSITAAVIYPLYFVQVGCYPIGCEVRDFRIAASVFAGLLFVTYATEVFLTRAKPGQVTSYMATVSGLLKIVQAFVACIIFGALVNDSQYGKYVATQWCVAVYSFCFVVTVVVVAFSVTGKTALLWFPFERSVVIYTFGAVLLYTSAAVIWPVFCFDSKYGSPRRPGLCAKGKCPWDSQLVIAIFTYVNLLLYVLDLAYSQRIRFVSHI